The Zea mays cultivar B73 chromosome 7, Zm-B73-REFERENCE-NAM-5.0, whole genome shotgun sequence DNA segment GCCCCCGCGGGCTACGCCAACGCGGGCACTCGTGACCCCTACGGCTCATCCGCGGCTGCTGGCGGCTACTACGGCTCCGGAGGAGGCTATGGCAGCGGCGGCGGTTACGGCGGCAGTGGCAGCTACGGCGCCGCGCAGCCCTACACCGCGGCGCCTCCTGCCGGGTACCCTTCCACCTATGGCTCCGCGCCGCCTCCTCAGCCGGGATACGGCGCTCCTCCTGTCGCCGCTGCTTACGGCGCTCCTCCTGTCGCCGCTGCTTACGGCGCTCCTCCCGTCGATGCTGCTACCGCTGCGTACGGAACCAGCGCCGTTGGTGCCGACggcaagaagaaaaacaagatggGGATGGGAACGGGGCTGGCAGTCGGCGCGGCGGCCGGCGTGCTCGGAGGACTGGCGCTGGCCGGTGGGGCGAGctacctggaggacaagttcgagGAGCGCGTGTCGGAGAGGGTGGAGGAGAACCTGGAGAGGGAAGATTCGTACGGGGGCGGCTACGACAACTATGGCGGCGACGACGACTACTGATCGGATCTGATCCTCAGCTCCCATCATTTGCCTGGCTGCTGCGCTTGTCTTCTACCTTCACCTTCGTTTCTTCCGGGTGTCCTAAATAAATATTTACTTGATGAACCGCAAATTAGATAATGTTCTACGTTGTGGTTTATTGCGGCGGTATTCATGCTGAGATTGTGGTTTGAGAGATCCTCGTTTGCGAGTTGAAAAAATGCCGAATGAATTAATCCCACCGCTAGGTGTGTATTGAATCGGATCATACATAGAGCTAAGTTTCGATGGATTCACGGATATTTGCTTTGATCAGTAACAAAGCAGCGGGATCTCTTCTTCGCCCGCCATTGATGCTCTACCAGTCTACCCTCACTTCCACCGTTCCGTAAAGGGTGTATCCTACCTATCCCTGATGAAGAGCAAGCGACAGTGACTTGGGAGCCACAAGTCCAATTGGATGCAGTAAGCAGCCAGATGGCGTGCTGTTTGCTTAATTCCCGTTGGCTTCAAACCTACTCCCACCATACTTCTAAAAATAAATAAGTGCTCACCCTACCTCAAAAAATAAATGACCTAAAAGAAAAAAACAAGTTTGATCGAATATAAAAATAAAATTTAAATTTGATCAAATATATTAAAAATATTAATTATCAATAAGTCAGTATTTTCAGAAAGAAAAAATTTTTAATTTTAATTAAATATGTAAAAGTATTAATGTTTACTATCTCAACAAACATCATTAAATAAACTTTGTTATATATTTTTATAGTAAATTTATTGAAAGATACAAATGTTAATGTTTTTTTAATATAATCAAACTTGAAAATATTTGACTCTTCCAACTCTTCTAACTACAAGATATATAACAAGTATATATTTATCAAATACTCCATGGATTTAAATGGATCACGTATCTCCATCAGATTTTGGAGCACTAGATCTATCTTAGAGTAACTCCAACTTAGATCTAGGATTCCACTTGTGTTGAGAAAACTGTTCAGAAGAGCTCTATACTGGATCTATTTGGCTAGCCCAACAGACAACTAATTGTAACAAACAGTAATATGTGGAACCCACATGTCAGTGAAAAAACTTATCTTTATTCCTCCTCTCTTCTCCCTCACTCATGGACGTGGGCATGAGGAACGAAACGTGGGACACACGTGGCCGGTGGGTCGAGGACGAGTCCATGGTATGGTGGGGACTCGAGGACGACAAAAAAATGTGAAGAGGAATGGAAAGAAAAGAACATATTGTTCATTTTCACTTATCACTGGCATGGTGAAATGAAAGGAACACATATGCCTAAGGCGTTGTTCGGTTTCATCTGGATCTAAGGGGATTAAATCtcctccaatccccctcaatccacccCTAGCCGAACATGCCTTAAGAGGGGgtcgaattaggacttctaaaaatcttgctaatctaggccacaaataaatctccTAAATAAAACCTAGGCAAATAACTAAACaataatgtgcaaactaggttttatctaagtgttgctatctctacagtAGGAGGAGTTATGCAACTTAAGTTCCAAACCTAAATATTCTAAACTACGAATAGAGAGACTAAAACTTAAGTattttaatataaatgcggaagctaaagaggaAAGGTAGAGATTGCAAACTCCCGTGGAcgcgctggtatttttaccgggGTATCCAGAATCGCGCAAggttctgactaatcctcgttggtgcccctacgtaaagggtagcccacgcgagtgTCGAGCATTGTGACAGTTAAATCCATAGAGAGACGCGAGCCTTCACCACACGCAAGTGGCGCTCTGTGTCGGGACCGACTGACACGTGTGGAGGAAAcagtgatgcctaagagggggtaaattaggacttctaaaaagtattctctaaactaggccacaattaaatccctcaaacaaaacctatacaaataaacaatctagaatgtgcaaactaggttttgtctaagtgttgctatctctaccgcaaagcctaagtttcaatcctaaatattctaactagaaaggagagatt contains these protein-coding regions:
- the LOC100279462 gene encoding uncharacterized protein LOC100279462; this translates as MGSRYEVEVTVGSARDLKNVNWRNGELKPYAVVWIDSGAKCSTRVDLDNGENPTWDEKLLVPLPPTSRLDDAVLYIDVVHANAAEGVKPLVGSARLPLRDVLDDAGIGGKASRNLRLKRPSGRPHGHLDVRVAVKEPSRYYDPNPYPAPAGYANAGTRDPYGSSAAAGGYYGSGGGYGSGGGYGGSGSYGAAQPYTAAPPAGYPSTYGSAPPPQPGYGAPPVAAAYGAPPVAAAYGAPPVDAATAAYGTSAVGADGKKKNKMGMGTGLAVGAAAGVLGGLALAGGASYLEDKFEERVSERVEENLEREDSYGGGYDNYGGDDDY